GCGAGCCGGTCCGGATGGCGGTCGACGACCATCACCTTGCTCGCGCTCTTGAGGGTGGCCGAGAGCGCGGCCATCAGTCCCACGGGCCCTGCACCGTAGATGACGACGGACTCGCCCGGCATGAGCCCGGCGAGCTCGGTGACGTGGTAGCCGGTGGGAAAGATGTCGGCGAGCATCACGTAGTCGAGCTGCTTTTCCTCGGCGTCCTCGGGCAGCCGCAGGCAGTTGAAGTCCGCCCAGGGCACGCGCAGGTACTCGGCCTGCCCGCCGTTGTAGGGCCCCATGTCGGCGAAGCCGTAGGCGGCACCGGCCGTGCCCGACGGATTCGCGGTGAGGCAGAAGGCGGTCAGGCCGTGCTCGCAGTTCGCGCAGTGGCCGCAGCTGATGTTGAAGGGAACGGCGACCCAGTCGCCCTTCTTCAGCTTGTCCACCGCCGGGCCGACCTCGACCACCTCTCCGAGGTTCTCGTGCCCGAGCACCCGGCCCGACTCCATGTCGGTGCGGCCTTCGTACATGTGCAGGTCGGAGCCGCAGATGTTGGTGCTGCGGATGCGCACCACCGCATCGGTGGGCCGCTCGATCTTCGCGTCCGGCACCTCTTTCACCCTGACCTTGCGCGGTCCCTCGTAGACGAGTGCTTTCATGGCGTCTCCCTGGGCAGGCTGTGCATGGAGTTGCAGCAGCTCAAGACGAGCTTTCGCAGGAGGTCACATCAGGACAACCCCCTAGTACCGAGCGGGCGTGCCGCGCGGCAGCGGGGTGAGTGCAGCGCTGCAGGGCCCGCCCTGACGTTTGCTGCCCGTGGGCCGAAGGAGCGCGTGCTCGGTCTTGCAACTCAGCTGCGGGTGCAGCGCACAGGGAACGCGCCGCGCGGGCGGCGTGGTGCACTTGCTGTCGCCCACAGCGGAGCTCGGGCGCGGCACGCCACCCGGCGCAGGATGCTGCCGGCGGGAGGCGAACCGGGCCCTCGGAAGTCAGTGCGCGTAGCGTGCTCGCGGCGAGAGAGCCGGCGCGCGGCGCAGGTCACCACGCACCGCGCTGAAGTTGACGCGCCGAGTGCCTCCCCCGCTTTCCGCGAAGTACCGGCGGCCGAGGAGCCCTGCCACCGCGAGCGGCACTGCCACGGGCGCGAGCTTGGCGAGCCGGTGCTCGAACGAGTCCACGCGGTCTCCCAGCAGCTTGAGCAGCCAGTGCTGGGGCTTGTGGTCCGGGTAGCTGTTGGCCCACTTGCGCACCAGGCCGGAGAGGCCCTTGGGCTGGCAGACGGTGCCGAACACCGGGGGCCACTCCCGGTTGCTGCGCCCGTGCTTGAAGGGCGCGGAGCGGGCCGGGTCCATCCGCACGATGTCCACCTGCGCGTTGGACATGAGCTGTGGCGTGCGGTGGCTCGGCACGCCGGGGCGGCGCGCGTAGTCGCGATCCACGCCCCAGTGCGAGGGCCGGCGCGGCGGCTCCAGGGCCTTGTAGCCGGAGCGTTGGTAGATGTCGCCGAGCCCGGTCACCTTCGGCTCGCGGAGCTTCTCCTGCGTCACTTCGGTCAGTGTCTGCATGGTGTGTCTCCGGAGTCAGTGGATGGTGGTGCCGTTGGGGAACAGGGCGACCTTGATGCAGCCGTCGTGCTTGCGCGCCATGGTCCGGTAGAGCTCGGGGGCCGCCTCGAGCGGACCGCGGTGCGTGAGCACCTCCGAGGGGCGGATGCGTCCGGCGCGGATGTGCTCGAAGAGGTGGGGCATGTAGCGCTTCACGCTCGCCTGGCCCGTGCGCATGGTCTGCGCCTTGTTCATGTACGTGCCGATGTCCACGCTGGTGAAGGGCGGGCCGTACGCGCCGATGACGGAGATGACGCCGCCCTTGCGCGTGGCGTGGATGGCGGTGTTCAGCGCCTGCGGGCTGCCCGCCTCCAGCTTCGCGTAGATGCCGAGCGCGCGGTGCGTGGCCGAGCCTGCCGCCTCGGCGCCCACCGCATCGATGGTGGCGTCCGCACCGAGGTCCTCGGTCATCCCCTTCACCGCCGTCACCACGTCCACGTCGCGGAAGTTGAGCGTCTCCACGCCGAGCCAGCGCCTCGCGAACTCGAGCCGGTACTCCTCCTGGTCCACGGCGATGACGCGCCCGGCCCCCATGGCCCACAGCGACCACATGGCGAAGAGGCCCACCGGGCCGCAGCCGAGCACCAGCACGGTCTCCCCGCCCTTGATGTCGCACATCTCCGCGGCCTGGTAGCCGGTGGGGAAGGCATCGGTGATGGGCAGTGCGTCCAGGCTCGACACGTCGTCGGGGACCTTCTCCGCGTCCACGCCGATGAAGGGCACGCGCACGTACTGGGCCTGGCCACCGTCGTAGCCGCCCATGGTGTGCGAGTAGCCGTACATGCCGGCCGCCGCGTCCGTGCTCGGGCTGGTGTTCATGCAGCAGGAGCTGAGGCCGCGCTGGCAGAAGTAGCAGGCGCCGCAGAAGATCTGGAACGGCAGCGCCACGCGGTCGCCCTTGCGCACGCCCTTCACCTGCCTGCCCACCTCCTCGACGATCCCGACGAACTCGTGGCCGAAGGTGGAGCCCACGCGGGTGTCGGGGATCAACCCGTGCAGGATGTGGAGGTCCGAGCCGCAGATGGCCGCGGTCTCCACGCGCACGATGCCGTCCTGGGGATGCTCGATTCGCGGGTCCGCCTTCTCCTTGACGGTGACCCGCCAGGGTCCTTCGTACGACAGCGCTTGCATGGGTTCCTCGCTCGAGGCGCGCGCCGTGACGCCGGGATGACGCCGGCGGTGCCGTGCGAAGGCTGGACATCCGCATCGCCGCGCGACACCTCGGAGGGCGGGGGGAAGGCCACCCTTCATGCAGGTTCACGGCGCGGTCGGATGGTCTCTACCCCATGAAGGGCGGGCTCTCCCGCGCAGCGCTCGTGCGACGAACCCTGCGCATCTCCGAGACGAACCCTGCGCATCGCTTCCTATTCGTCACCGAGGCGAGCCCCCACGGCGCCCGCGCCCTGTCCTGCGCAGACGGCCGCCTTCTGGCTCGGCGCCCAGGGCGCCGGTGCAGGCCCTCGCAGCGTACCCGGGAGGGTTCCCGAAACTGAGTTGCGTTGCGTCGCGCTCGCGCTGCCCCAGAGTCGTGAGCCCGACCGGACGCAGGACCCATCGTTCCCGCTGGGCTCCTTGCGTTCGGTCGCTCCCCCTGTGAGCAGCAGACACTGCCCCTGAAGGAAGTGGTCGCGGCTGCGGGCCGTCCACAGCGTGTCGTCGTCCACAGGGAGGGGAGGAGGAAGGTGATGGGCTCTCTTCAGCTCCCGCGGCGAGGGTTCCGCCATCAGAGCGGGGCGTCGGCCGTGGCCTGCGTGACGCTCCTCATCTGCGCGGGCCAGGCGTTCGGAGCGGATGCGAAGATGCGCGCCAAGGGCACCTTCGTCGTGACGAATACCGCGACGGGCGAGAAGCGCGGCCTCGCGAACGCGAGCATCGAGCTCTGCGACGAGGATGGAGGCGGCATGTGCTCGGTGTTCGCCAGGGGCACCACCGGCCCTTCGGGCGAGTTCGACGTGAGCGGCACCTCGGGCGACTGGGCCGGAGACCTCCCCGAGCTCGAGGTGCGCATTCGCGCCGAGAACCCCGGCGTGCGGGTCAAGAACCGCGACGGCCACATCTACTGCTTCAAGACCCGCACGGTCGAGAACGTGCACCACGGACAGGTCGTCGACTTCGGAGAGGTCTCCCCCCTCATCGGCCGCAACTGCACGTACGGCGGCAGCGCCGCGGTCGAGCAAGGGGCCTGGATGATCTACCGGTATGCGACGGAGGCCTTCGATTTCCTGCGCGGCGCCTCGACGCCCGACGTCTTCCATGGCGTCAACCCCAAGGCCCCCGGCACTGGAGTCGGCCTGCAGGAGATCACCTGGCCGCACGACGACGCCGCGTCGAGTGGCGGCGTGCTCGTCTTCGACCGTGGTGGCTTCCTGGCCTGCTGCGGCAGCGAGTGGAGCTACCGCAACATCACCCAGGCGTACACCGTGGGGGTGATGGCCCAGCAGCTGGGTCCCACCTCGGCTTCCCCCCTGGATTGGATGGGCAGCTTCCCCGCCTTCCTGCTCGAGGTGATGAGCCAGGCGAGCGGCCGCGGTACCGGGCCTCTCTGCACCTCCACGGGGCTGTGCGGAACCATCGAGCTGCCGCCGCACACCTCCCACGCAGTGGGAGGGCTCGAGCCCGTCGTCGCTGACCTCGCCATCCTCTGGGACCTGCTGGACGCCGCCAACGGCGAGGACCATGACCGCAATGGTTCCGTGGACCAGACCACCCTCAGTCTGGACCAGCTGTGGGAGGCGATGCGCAACGACCCAGTCCCATCCGACGACCAGCACAACCATCCGCGGAACATCGTCGAGCTCGGCCACAACCTCACGGCGCTCAGGCCCGACCTGGCGACCCCCATCCGCCTGACCTTCCACGAGAACCACGTGGTGCTGCCCTGAGCCGGACGCCACGCGCGCCGCCGCGACGAGCCGCACCTGCGTGCGCAGCCTCCGCTCGGTGGCCTGGCTCCTGCGCGTAGCCAGGTGCGTCGCAAGCCTCCGTGGCATGAGCGCGTTCCTGCAGTCCCTGCTGGGCATCGTCATCCCCCTCTTCGCCGTCTCGAGCATGGCCTCCGTGGGGCTGGCGCACCCGCTGCGAGAGGTGACCCGGCCGCTGCGCCGCCCGGTCAAGGTGGCGATGGCGCTGCTCGCGAACTTCGTCGTCGTTCCGCTGCTGGGCCTGCTGCTGCTGCGGGTGTTCGACCTGGCCCTCCCGCAGAAGGTCGGCCTGTTCCTCGTCGCCAGCGCCGCGGGCGCACCCTTCCTGCTCGCACTCGTGCGGACCGCGAGGGCGGACGGTGCGCTGGCCGGAGGCCTGCTCATGCTGCTGCTGCCCAGCACCCTCGTCTTCCTGCCACTCGTGCTCCCGCTCGCGCTCCCGGAGGCCCACGAGCACGTCGGCGCCGTGGCGAGGAGCCTCGCGCTCACGCTCCTGCTGCCGCTCGCGCTCGGCATCGTCGCCCGGTGGAGGTTCGGGCAGCGCGTGGAGCGCCTGCTCCCGGTGCTCCAGAAGGTCTCCACCCTCTCGCTGCTGCTCCTGCTGCCCGCCTCGCTACTCGCGAACCTGCGCGCCATCGCGTCACTGCGGGGCACCGGGGCCATTCCCGCGGCCGCGCTGCTCGTCGCCGGCGCGCTGCTTACCGGCTACCTCGCGGGCGTCCCGACGCGGGAGTGGCGCGTCGTGCTCGGGCTGGGCACGGGCCAGCGCAACGTGGCCGCGGCGATGACCGTCGCCACGAGCGGCTTCGACACGGAGGAGCCGCTGGTGATGGTGGTCGTCACCTCGCTGGTGGGCTTCGCCCTGCTCTTTCCCGCGGCCTGGGCGCTGCGGCGCCTGCTCGAGCGGCACCGTGCACCGAGGCGCCCGCGCTTCAGTGAACCGGAGACGGAGCAGCTCGGCCGGAGGCGGGCGTGACGGGGCTGCGTTCCGGCGCTCTGCCAGGAGTACGGCGAGGTGCCGTCCGCCCGGCGCGGGCGAGCCTGGCGGACGCGAGGCCGGCCGTGCGCCCGCATGGGCCCGGGGTCCAGCCGGCGCGGGTAGCCCGTCGTGCCCACCGTCCTCTGCACCCGCCTCGCGCGTGACCTGGAGCGACGACCATGGCCGAGAGGAAGTCCCCCGAGAGTTATCCCCGGCCCGACTACCGCTTCCCCCGCGCGAAGATCGGCATGACCTACGCGCAGTCGCGGCCGGACTTCCCGCCGATACAGCGGGCACCCCGCGGTGCGCCGAACATCGTCCTGGTGCTGCTCGATGACGTGGGCTTCGCCTGGCCGAGCACCTACGGCGGCCCTGTGCGGATGCCCACGGCGGACCGCCTCGCCGGCGGAGGGCTGACCTACTGCCAGTTCCACGTCACCGGCCTGTGCGCGCCGACCCGCGCCGCGCTGCTCACCGGCCGCAACCACCACAGCGTCTCCACCGGCGTGGTGGCGGAGATGTCCACCGGGTACCCCGGCTACTGCGGCCTGCTGCCCCGGAGCTGCGCCACCATCGGCGAGCTGCTCTCGCCCAACGGCTACGCCACCGCGTGGTTCGGCAAGAACCACAACGTGCCGGACTCGCACACCAGCGCCGCGGGTCCCTTCGACTACTGGCCCATGCGCCGCGGCTTCGACTACTTCTACGGCTTCGTCGGCGGCGAGACCGACCAGTTCTATCCGGCGCTGTTCCGCAACACGACCCCGGTGGACGTGCCCCGCACGCCCGAGGCGGGCTACCAGCTCACGCGCGACCTCGCGGACGACTGCATCGGGTGGATGCGCACGCAGAAGGCGATCGCGCCCGAGCGGCCCCTCTTCGTGCACTTCGCGCCCGCCGCCGCGCACGGGCCCCACCAGCCCCCGCTCGACTGGCGCGGGCGCAACCGGGGCCGCTTCGACATGGGTTGGGACCGCTGCCGCGAGCAGATCCTCGCGCGGCAGCTCGAGCTGGGCGTGGTCCCACCGGGAACGCGGCTCACCGCGCGTCCCGAGCAGCTGCCCGCCTGGGACAGCTTCAGCGCCGACCACCAGGCGCTGCTCGCGCTGCAGATGGAGAACTTCGCCGACTACCTCGAGCACTGCGACCACGAGGTGGGGCGGCTCGTGGGCGCGCTCGAGGCGCTGGCCGAGTGGGACAACACGCTCTTCCTCTACATCCTCGGAGACAACGGCTCGAGCGCGGAGGGCGGCCTCGAGGGCACCATCAACGAGGGCACCACCATGCAGGGGCTCTCCCCGCCGCTGCAGCAGAGCGTGCCCTTCAAGGACCAGTGGGGGCTGCCGGGCACCTGGCCGCACTTCGCCGCGGGCTGGGCGTGGGCGGGAGACACGCCGTTCCAGTGGATGAAGCAGGTGGCGTCGCACTTCGGCGGGACGCGCAACGGGATGGTGGTGAGCTGGCCCGCGTGGATCGCCGACCGGGGCGCGCGCCGCTTCCAGTTCCACCACGTCATCGACGTGGTGCCCACGCTGCTCGAGGTGGTGGGCGTCGAGCCGCCCGAGCGGGTCAACGGCGTGCCGCAGAAGCCCATCGAGGGCGTGAGCATGGCCTACACCTTCGACCGCGCGAACGCGCAGGCGCCGAGCCGCCGCGCGGTGCAGTACTTCGAGATGATGGGCAACCGCGCGCTGTACCTGGACGGGTGGATCGCGAGCTGCCGCCACGGGCGCCTGCCGTGGGAGACCTCGGGGACGGCGGACTTCGCGAAGGACCGCTGGGAGCTGTACCGCCTCGAGGACGACTTCAGCCAGAGCGAGGACCTCGCCGCGCAGCTGCCGGACAAGCTGCGCGAGATGCAGGACCAGTTCCTCGTGGAGGCGGCGAAGTACGACGTCTTCCCGCTCGACGACCGCTTCAGCGAGCGCGCGGACGTGACGCTGCGCCCGGGCCACTACCTCGGCCGCCGCGAGCTGACCTTCTATCCCGGCATGGTGCGGCTGCCGGAGGGCAGCGCGCCGCGCTTCTCCAACGTCGACCACACGCTCACGGTGCACGCCGAGCTCCCCGCAGAGGGCGCCCAGGGGGTGCTGATGTGCATGGGCGGGGACATGGCCGGCTGGAGCCTCTTCGTGGACGAGGGCCGGCTGCACTACCACTACAACTGGTTCACGCTGCACCGCTACGACGTGGTCTCCGACGAGCCGCTGCCGAGCGGCCGCGTGGAGCTGCGGCTGGAGTTCGAGTGCGAGGACCCGCAGGCGCGCGGCGGACCCGCCGAGGTGCGGCTGTTCTGCAATGGCAGGCCCGTGGGCCAGGGCCGCATCGAGAAGCAGGTGCCCGGCCGCTTCAGCGAGAGCCTCGACGTGGGCGAGGACAAGATGTCACCGGTGTACCCCG
This Aggregicoccus sp. 17bor-14 DNA region includes the following protein-coding sequences:
- a CDS encoding glutathione-independent formaldehyde dehydrogenase, coding for MKALVYEGPRKVRVKEVPDAKIERPTDAVVRIRSTNICGSDLHMYEGRTDMESGRVLGHENLGEVVEVGPAVDKLKKGDWVAVPFNISCGHCANCEHGLTAFCLTANPSGTAGAAYGFADMGPYNGGQAEYLRVPWADFNCLRLPEDAEEKQLDYVMLADIFPTGYHVTELAGLMPGESVVIYGAGPVGLMAALSATLKSASKVMVVDRHPDRLALAKKIGAIPIDDSKVDPVERVMELTNGKGADRGCECVGYQAHDPQGKEHPNMTMNNLVKSVKFTGGIGVVGVYVPQDPGGPNPLAKNGEIAFDWGMLWFKGQRVATGQCNVKAYNRQLRELIHVGKAKPSWIVSHTLPLDKAADGYQHFDKRDNGWTKVVLQPAA
- a CDS encoding zinc-dependent alcohol dehydrogenase: MQALSYEGPWRVTVKEKADPRIEHPQDGIVRVETAAICGSDLHILHGLIPDTRVGSTFGHEFVGIVEEVGRQVKGVRKGDRVALPFQIFCGACYFCQRGLSSCCMNTSPSTDAAAGMYGYSHTMGGYDGGQAQYVRVPFIGVDAEKVPDDVSSLDALPITDAFPTGYQAAEMCDIKGGETVLVLGCGPVGLFAMWSLWAMGAGRVIAVDQEEYRLEFARRWLGVETLNFRDVDVVTAVKGMTEDLGADATIDAVGAEAAGSATHRALGIYAKLEAGSPQALNTAIHATRKGGVISVIGAYGPPFTSVDIGTYMNKAQTMRTGQASVKRYMPHLFEHIRAGRIRPSEVLTHRGPLEAAPELYRTMARKHDGCIKVALFPNGTTIH
- a CDS encoding bile acid:sodium symporter — its product is MSAFLQSLLGIVIPLFAVSSMASVGLAHPLREVTRPLRRPVKVAMALLANFVVVPLLGLLLLRVFDLALPQKVGLFLVASAAGAPFLLALVRTARADGALAGGLLMLLLPSTLVFLPLVLPLALPEAHEHVGAVARSLALTLLLPLALGIVARWRFGQRVERLLPVLQKVSTLSLLLLLPASLLANLRAIASLRGTGAIPAAALLVAGALLTGYLAGVPTREWRVVLGLGTGQRNVAAAMTVATSGFDTEEPLVMVVVTSLVGFALLFPAAWALRRLLERHRAPRRPRFSEPETEQLGRRRA
- a CDS encoding arylsulfatase, with protein sequence MAERKSPESYPRPDYRFPRAKIGMTYAQSRPDFPPIQRAPRGAPNIVLVLLDDVGFAWPSTYGGPVRMPTADRLAGGGLTYCQFHVTGLCAPTRAALLTGRNHHSVSTGVVAEMSTGYPGYCGLLPRSCATIGELLSPNGYATAWFGKNHNVPDSHTSAAGPFDYWPMRRGFDYFYGFVGGETDQFYPALFRNTTPVDVPRTPEAGYQLTRDLADDCIGWMRTQKAIAPERPLFVHFAPAAAHGPHQPPLDWRGRNRGRFDMGWDRCREQILARQLELGVVPPGTRLTARPEQLPAWDSFSADHQALLALQMENFADYLEHCDHEVGRLVGALEALAEWDNTLFLYILGDNGSSAEGGLEGTINEGTTMQGLSPPLQQSVPFKDQWGLPGTWPHFAAGWAWAGDTPFQWMKQVASHFGGTRNGMVVSWPAWIADRGARRFQFHHVIDVVPTLLEVVGVEPPERVNGVPQKPIEGVSMAYTFDRANAQAPSRRAVQYFEMMGNRALYLDGWIASCRHGRLPWETSGTADFAKDRWELYRLEDDFSQSEDLAAQLPDKLREMQDQFLVEAAKYDVFPLDDRFSERADVTLRPGHYLGRRELTFYPGMVRLPEGSAPRFSNVDHTLTVHAELPAEGAQGVLMCMGGDMAGWSLFVDEGRLHYHYNWFTLHRYDVVSDEPLPSGRVELRLEFECEDPQARGGPAEVRLFCNGRPVGQGRIEKQVPGRFSESLDVGEDKMSPVYPGYRDRLPFRFTGTLERIDVQLGEAAELTTAELLEEQLHAD